The Candidatus Woesearchaeota archaeon region TCAAATGATCAACATAGCAAACACCTGTTTAAGCTTTTGGGACAAAAAAATCGAAGATAAATATACTGCCCTTAAAGTCGAAGCATATTATGACATAATTAAAGAATTAATTTTCGCACACATTTACAAAAATGGGTTTAACTGCATAAATCATCTATGTTTAATTGCCTACTTAAAAGAAAAAATTCCAAATTTTGATTTTGAAATTCAAAAAATTGATGAACTAAGAAGGATTAGAAATGAAATAAATTACAGGGAAACAACAATACCTAATGAATTTTTAAATAGAAACGAACTAGAATATAAAAATATAATTAAAAAATTAAAAAAAGAACTAATATAAACACAATTAATTTTAAAATAAATCAAAACCTCACTTATGTGTGAACCAAAACTTAAAGACTTTCTTTCCGTCTACTTCGTCAATCGAATCTAACCTACAAAACCCAAATCTTTCGAATTGAACTACATCTCCAATCTTAACATCTAAAACTGCAGGTTCTGCAAGTCCAGTTAATTTGGTCGCATCATTCATGAAAATTTCCACATCAATATTATTATCATCAGCACCTAAAAAATGAAAAATTCCATTTCCATTATTTTTTTTGTAGCTTTCAAAATCTTCAGAATCAAAAACATATTCGTTTTCTTTTTTTCTAAAATTAATGCAGTCCATCAATCTATAAATCCCTTCTGAATTCATTTTAGCTAAATCTTTTGTAGGAATAATAAAATTATTTGTGATTTTTAATTTTCGCTTTCCAAGTTCTGGTTTTTCGGGATGAGACTCAAGTTCTAAAATTTTTTCAGGAGTGTCTTTAACACAAACTTTGTTAAAATCAGATATGAAAAAATATCTTTTAGCAGTTTTATCAAGAATTCTTCGATTATGAAGTATTAAATCATCCCAAGTAAGAGTACTTTCACTTTTAGTCATTCCAGTTGAAACTACAAAGTTTTTAATCGCTTCAGGTAAAAATCCTCGTCTACGTAACGCAACAATTGTTGTAAGTCTTGGATCATCCCAACCAGTTAGATTTCCTGAATCTACTTGTTCTCGAATAACTCTTCCAGAACTTAACACTCCCTCCATATTAAATCGTGCAAATTCATAAGTTGTAGTATTAGGTAAACCCAACAAATTTTGAATGTAAGTTTGTAATTCAGATCTCATTTCAAATTCTTTACTGCGAACTCTGTGAGTTACTCCAAATTTTCCATCCATTATTGCATTTTGAAAATCATAATTTGGCCAAACAGTATATTTGTTTGCATGCCTTGCATGTTCTATTCTAAGTACTCTAAATATTGTAGGATCTTTCATAGTACTATTTTTATGATTAAGATCAATTTTTAATCTAAGTATTGCTTTTCCTTCTTCGTATTGAGGGAGTTCTTTCCACAATTTCATATTTTCTTCAACACTTCGAGCTCT contains the following coding sequences:
- a CDS encoding glutamate--tRNA ligase, with product MDDETKTTIKKFVLQNAVKFGSAQAGKIISKVLGEQPELRAQAKELMPIIKSIVEEVNLMSEDTRVETLKKIAPEMLEEKPKEERNMFAVLGINEGDCVKTAFPPGPEKYPHIGHAKACLLNYLIAQQYKGKFVLRFEDTNPKLVKSVFYEVLLDNLAWLGVKWDELFYASDHMDLFYELAEKVIKSNDAYMCFCNGDAIKESRMTGVACECRARSVEENMKLWKELPQYEEGKAILRLKIDLNHKNSTMKDPTIFRVLRIEHARHANKYTVWPNYDFQNAIMDGKFGVTHRVRSKEFEMRSELQTYIQNLLGLPNTTTYEFARFNMEGVLSSGRVIREQVDSGNLTGWDDPRLTTIVALRRRGFLPEAIKNFVVSTGMTKSESTLTWDDLILHNRRILDKTAKRYFFISDFNKVCVKDTPEKILELESHPEKPELGKRKLKITNNFIIPTKDLAKMNSEGIYRLMDCINFRKKENEYVFDSEDFESYKKNNGNGIFHFLGADDNNIDVEIFMNDATKLTGLAEPAVLDVKIGDVVQFERFGFCRLDSIDEVDGKKVFKFWFTHK